From Pararge aegeria chromosome 9, ilParAegt1.1, whole genome shotgun sequence, the proteins below share one genomic window:
- the LOC120626180 gene encoding protein ALP1-like isoform X2: MTQSTFRRRSGDAQLRMSVSSFECLLKSLEPHIRKNYTNMRNPVEPVEMLGITLRYLGSGNSITDLHFKFKRGKSTIAYIIQRVCRAIWTNLLRDNIPELTTESFQTIARGFDVKANFPQCVGAIDGKHIRVCNPANSGSLFFNYKAFFSIVLLAIVDSNYKFVFVDIGAYGKECDSTILQNSKLYELMINNNLPLPQPQPLSGSNIPTPYVFVGDEAFGLSKHIMRPYGGQNLDLQQKVFNYRLSRARRYVECAFGIMANKWRIFHRPIDVSYDFATDIIKACCVLHNFVADRDGFRQRDKFAISVDEFLPIQPVHEEQTAPNVIRQQYATYFMTRGTLPWQLNKV, from the exons ATGACGCAGTCAACGTTCCGTCGGCGCAGCGGCGACGCACAGTTGCG aatgaGTGTATCCAGCTTCGAATGTTTATTGAAGTCCTTAGAACCACACATACGaaaaaactatactaatatGAGGAATCCAGTGGAACCAGTAGAAATGCTGGGAATCACTTTAag atACCTAGGAAGTGGAAATTCAATAACTGAtttacatttcaaattcaaacgGGGAAAATCTACTATTGCATATATAATACAAAGAGTTTGTCGTGCTATATGGACCAATCTTCTTCGAGACAACATCCCTGAACTGACAACTGAAAGTTTCCAAACAATAGCGAGGGGTTTTGATGTAAAGGCAAATTTTCCTCAATGTGTTGGTGCCATCGACGGCAAACATATCCGCGTGTGTAATCCTGCAAATAGTggctcacttttttttaattataaagcctTTTTTTCGATTGTGTTGCTAGCTATTGTGGATTCAAATTACAAATTCGTATTTGTCGACATCGGTGCATACGGAAAAGAATGCGATTCAACCATATTACAAAATTCTAAACTGTACGAGCTAATGATTAACAACAACTTACCACTACCTCAACCCCAGCCACTCTCTGGTAGCAATATACCAACCCCGTATGTATTTGTGGGTGACGAAGCTTTTGGACTGAGCAAACATATTATGCGTCCATATGGCGGTCAAAATCTCGACTTACAACAAAAGGTTTTCAATTACCGTCTAAGCAGAGCCAGAAGATATGTCGAATGCGCTTTTGGGATTATGGCTAACAAATGGCGCATTTTTCACAGACCGATAGACGTGTCCTATGACTTCGCTACTGACATTATAAAAGCATGTTGTGTATTACACAATTTTGTCGCTGATCGAGACGGTTTTAGACAAAGAGATAAATTTGCTATAAGTGTTGATGAATTTCTCCCAATACAACCCGTACATGAAGAACAGACAGCACCGAATGTCATAAGACAGCAATATGCGACCTATTTTATGACTAGAGGAACTCTGCCTTGGCAGCTAAATAAGGTATAA
- the LOC120626180 gene encoding protein ALP1-like isoform X1 — protein sequence MDRKRRLALLLLLRHRRNRRKITRRYWISPFISLRNRDGQFFFLEYRELLLDEKKFYNFFRMSVSSFECLLKSLEPHIRKNYTNMRNPVEPVEMLGITLRYLGSGNSITDLHFKFKRGKSTIAYIIQRVCRAIWTNLLRDNIPELTTESFQTIARGFDVKANFPQCVGAIDGKHIRVCNPANSGSLFFNYKAFFSIVLLAIVDSNYKFVFVDIGAYGKECDSTILQNSKLYELMINNNLPLPQPQPLSGSNIPTPYVFVGDEAFGLSKHIMRPYGGQNLDLQQKVFNYRLSRARRYVECAFGIMANKWRIFHRPIDVSYDFATDIIKACCVLHNFVADRDGFRQRDKFAISVDEFLPIQPVHEEQTAPNVIRQQYATYFMTRGTLPWQLNKV from the exons ATGGATCGGAAAAGACGTCTAGCATTGCTCCTATTACTACGTCACCGCCGAAATCGACGCAAGATCACAAGACGGTACTGGATCAGTCCTTTCATTTCATTAAGAAATCGTGatggacagtttttttttttagaatatcgGGAGTTGCTATTAGACGAaaagaagttttataatttttttagaatgaGTGTATCCAGCTTCGAATGTTTATTGAAGTCCTTAGAACCACACATACGaaaaaactatactaatatGAGGAATCCAGTGGAACCAGTAGAAATGCTGGGAATCACTTTAag atACCTAGGAAGTGGAAATTCAATAACTGAtttacatttcaaattcaaacgGGGAAAATCTACTATTGCATATATAATACAAAGAGTTTGTCGTGCTATATGGACCAATCTTCTTCGAGACAACATCCCTGAACTGACAACTGAAAGTTTCCAAACAATAGCGAGGGGTTTTGATGTAAAGGCAAATTTTCCTCAATGTGTTGGTGCCATCGACGGCAAACATATCCGCGTGTGTAATCCTGCAAATAGTggctcacttttttttaattataaagcctTTTTTTCGATTGTGTTGCTAGCTATTGTGGATTCAAATTACAAATTCGTATTTGTCGACATCGGTGCATACGGAAAAGAATGCGATTCAACCATATTACAAAATTCTAAACTGTACGAGCTAATGATTAACAACAACTTACCACTACCTCAACCCCAGCCACTCTCTGGTAGCAATATACCAACCCCGTATGTATTTGTGGGTGACGAAGCTTTTGGACTGAGCAAACATATTATGCGTCCATATGGCGGTCAAAATCTCGACTTACAACAAAAGGTTTTCAATTACCGTCTAAGCAGAGCCAGAAGATATGTCGAATGCGCTTTTGGGATTATGGCTAACAAATGGCGCATTTTTCACAGACCGATAGACGTGTCCTATGACTTCGCTACTGACATTATAAAAGCATGTTGTGTATTACACAATTTTGTCGCTGATCGAGACGGTTTTAGACAAAGAGATAAATTTGCTATAAGTGTTGATGAATTTCTCCCAATACAACCCGTACATGAAGAACAGACAGCACCGAATGTCATAAGACAGCAATATGCGACCTATTTTATGACTAGAGGAACTCTGCCTTGGCAGCTAAATAAGGTATAA